A region of Vitis riparia cultivar Riparia Gloire de Montpellier isolate 1030 chromosome 12, EGFV_Vit.rip_1.0, whole genome shotgun sequence DNA encodes the following proteins:
- the LOC117926738 gene encoding protein ACCELERATED CELL DEATH 6-like has translation MDEERDPVELGMALGADSNMKEDSVTAKKRVKRWAITAEASMEREKGTLDQDEDEDDLCVGERLGFSDQSNRSKERDLVDQLGMALGADSNMKEDKETSKKWRADSTLISSDSTMEENPVQPEVWVPETSPIFADTKMEIDISSYVTMEEYRVPPWVPEARVVGMPISADANMEMDWETLLVRNISARSTQGLHAPADEDEDAEHKKLMDRRMHAQATQGNVDGFIKILGSISSEQEFQHSEILCQVSPRKNTCLHIAASFGHHDLAKYIVRECPDLIKNKNSKGDTALHIAARKRNLSFVKIVMDSCPPGSGASQDVEKAEPSLLGIVNKEGNTVLHEALINRCKEEEVVEILIKADPQVAYYPNKEGKSPLYLAAESHYFHVVEAIGNSEVEERMKNRDRKAVHGAIMGKNKEMLEKILAMKLVHQKDKDGRTPLHCAASTGYLEGVQMLLDQSNLDPYQTDSDGLCPIHVASMRGNVDIVKKLLQVSSDSIELLSKRGENILHVAAKYGKDNVVNFVLKDGRLENFINEKDNGGNTPLHLATMHRHPKVVSSLTWDKRVDVNLVNDRGQTALDIVLSVKHPTTFDQALIWTALKSAGARPAGNSKFPPNRRCKQYSESPKMDKYKDRVNTLLLVSTLVATVTFAAGFTMPGGYNSSDPNVGMAALLMRNMFHMFVICNTTAMYTSILAAIILIWAQLGDLNLMDTALRFALPLLGLALTAMSLGFMAGVYLVVSNLHWLAIVVVIIGIICLVGLLVSFFLLFLPSKSTNRILRHISYYPFLILVWASKSPEMKRED, from the exons ATGGATGAGGAGAGGGATCCAGTAGAGTTGGGCATGGCACTCGGCGCAGATTCGAACATGAAAGAAGACAGCGTAACAGCTAAGAAGAGGGTAAAACGGTGGGCAATCACCGCAGAAGCGAGCATGGAAAGAGAGAAGGGGACGCTTGAtcaagatgaagatgaagatgatttGTGTGTAGGTGAGAGGTTGGGATTTTCCGATCAATCAAACAGGTCTAAGGAGAGGGATCTAGTAGATCAGTTGGGCATGGCACTCGGCGCAGATTCAAACATGAAAGAAGACAAGGAAACAAGTAAGAAGTGGAGGGCAGATTCGACACTGATCAGCTCAGATTCGACAATGGAAGAAAACCCTGTACAGCCTGAGGTGTGGGTGCCAGAAACCTCGCCAATCTTCGCAGATACTAAGATGGAAATAGACATCAGCTCATATGTGACAATGGAAGAATACCGAGTACCGCCGTGGGTGCCAGAAGCCAGGGTAGTAGGCATGCCAATCTCCGCAGATGCGAACATGGAAATGGACTGGGAAACGCTTCTTGTAAGAAATATAAGTGCTCGTTCCACACAGGGACTCCACGCCCCCGCTGATGAAGATGAAGACGCGGAGCATAAGAAATTAATGGACCGCCGCATGCACGCGCAAGCGACCCAAGGAAATGTTGATggctttattaaaattttaggcTCGATATCCTCCGAACAGGAGTTTCAACACTCAGAAATTCTCTGCCAAGTTAGTCCCCGGAAAAATACATGCCTCCACATAGCAGCAAGCTTTGGACACCATGATCTTGCCAAGTACATCGTGAGAGAGTGTCCAGatcttatcaaaaataaaaactccaaAGGCGACACGGCACTTCATATTGCTGCTAGAAAAAGGAATTTATCTTTCGTTAAGATTGTCATGGATTCATGCCCTCCTGGAAGTGGCGCATCCCAAGATGTAGAGAAGGCTGAGCCTTCATTGCTGGGAATTGTTAACAAAGAAGGAAATACAGTGTTGCATGAGGCACTGATAAATCGTTGCAAAGAAGAAGAGGTGGTGGAGATCCTTATTAAGGCAGATCCCCAAGTGGCTTATTATCCGAATAAGGAGGGAAAGTCACCATTGTATCTAGCTGCAGAATCACACTACTTCCATGTCGTAGAGGCTATAGGAAACTCTGAAGTTGAGGAGCGCATGAAGAACAGAGACCGCAAGGCAGTCCATGGTGCCATTATGGGAAAGAATAAGG AGATGTTGGAAAAAATACTGGCCATGAAGCTCGTCCACCAAAAAGACAAAGATGGAAGGACTCCACTTCATTGTGCAGCATCCACTGGATATCTCGAAGGAGTTCAAATGCTGTTAGACCAATCTAACTTGGATCCATATCAAACGGACTCTGATGGCCTCTGTCCCATCCAtgttgcatcaatgagaggcAATGTGGACATTGTCAAAAAGTTGCTCCAGGTCTCCTCTGACTCAATAGAGTTACTAAGCAAACGCGGTGAGAACATTCTTCATGTGGCAGCCAAGTATGGTAAAGACAATGTAGTCAATTTTGTGCTCAAAGACGGAAGGCTTGAGAACTTTATAAATGAGAAGGACAATGGTGGAAACACGCCACTGCATTTGGCAACCATGCATAGACATCCTAAGGTCGTGAGCTCTTTAACATGGGATAAAAGAGTTGATGTGAATCTTGTGAATGATAGAGGCCAGACTGCTTTGGACATTGTATTATCAGTGAAGCATCCAACTACATTTGACCAG GCACTAATTTGGACAGCACTCAAATCTGCTGGTGCACGACCAGCGGGAAATTCAAAGTTCCCACCCAATAGACGTTGTAAACAGTACTCTGAATCACCTAAAATGGACAAGTACAAGGACAGGGTAAACACTCTTTTGTTGGTTTCGACCCTTGTTGCCACAGTGACATTTGCTGCTGGTTTTACCATGCCAGGTGGCTACAACAGCTCCGACCCAAATGTCGGCATGGCTGCCTTGCTGATGAGAAATATGTTCCATATGTTCGTCATCTGCAATACCACTGCTATGTATACCTCCATCCTCGCGGCAATCATCCTCATCTGGGCACAGTTAGGTGATCTCAATTTGATGGATACTGCCCTCAGATTTGCATTGCCACTCTTGGGGTTGGCCCTTACTGCGATGTCCTTAGGCTTCATGGCAGGTGTTTACCTGGTGGTCAGTAATCTTCATTGGCTTGCGATTGTTGTCGTCATTATTGGAATCATCTGCCTTGTCGGTCTCCTAGTAtccttttttttacttttcctcccAAGTAAGTCTACTAATCGTATCCTTAGGCACATCTCCTATTATCCGTTTCTTATATTGGTATGGGCATCTAAAAGCCCCGAAATGAAACGGGAAGATTAG
- the LOC117927259 gene encoding protein ACCELERATED CELL DEATH 6-like, producing MLHQGSGSAPPTQGVDAPADEDEDVEEGLMDSRMYMQATQGHVGDFIRILQSISSEKELQSIILCQVSHRNNTCLHIAVSFGHHELAKHIVGLCPDLIKKTNSKGDTALHIAARKKDLSFVKFAMDSCPSGSGASRDVEQAEHSLLRIVNKEGNTVLHEALINRCKQEEVVEILIKADPQVAYYPNKEGKSPLYLAAEAHYFHVVEAIVKSKVEEHMNINRDREAKPAVHGAILGKNKEMLEKILALKIVHQRDEHGRTPLHYAASIGYLEGVQTLLARDQSNFDRYHRDDEGFLPIHVASMRGYVDIVKELLQVSSDSIELLSKHGENILHVAAKYGKDNVVDFVLKKKGVENLINEKDKGGNTPLHLATRHAHPKVVNYLTWDKRVDVNLANNEGQTAFDIAVSVEHPTSFHQRLVWTALRSAGARPAGNSNVPPKPSKSPNTDEYKDRVNTLLLVSILVATVTFAAGFTIPGGYNSSDPGAGLAIFLMRNMFHMFVICNTIAMYTSILAAIIFIWAQLGDLNLMDPAFRFALPLLGLALYAVSFGFMTGVSLVISNLHWLATVVFIIGIICLVSLSVPFLLLFLPSKSTNRILRYISYYPFLILIWASESPKIKQED from the exons ATGCTTCATCAAGGAAGTGGAAGTGCTCCTCCCACACAAGGAGTCGACGCTCCCgctgatgaagatgaagatgtgGAGGAGGGATTAATGGACAGCCGAATGTACATGCAGGCGACCCAAGGACATGTTGGTGACTTTATTCGAATTTTACAGTCGATATCCTCCGAAAAGGAACTTCAATCAATAATCCTCTGCCAAGTTAGTCACCGGAACAATACATGCCTCCACATAGCAGTAAGCTTTGGACACCATGAGCTTGCCAAGCACATCGTGGGACTGTGTCCAGACCTTATCAAAAAGACAAACTCCAAAGGCGACACTGCACTTCATATTGCTGCTAGAAAAAAAGATTTATCTTTCGTTAAGTTTGCCATGGATTCATGTCCTTCTGGAAGTGGCGCATCCCGAGATGTAGAGCAGGCTGAGCATTCATTGCTGAGAATTGTTAACAAAGAAGGAAATACAGTGTTGCACGAGGCACTGATAAACCGTTGCAAACAAGAAGAGGTGGTGGAGATCCTTATTAAGGCAGATCCCCAAGTGGCTTATTATCCGAATAAGGAGGGAAAGTCGCCATTGTATCTAGCTGCAGAAGCACACTACTTCCATGTCGTCGAGGCTATAGTAAAATCTAAAGTTGAGGAGCACATGAACATTAACAGAGACCGCGAAGCCAAGCCGGCAGTCCATGGTGCCATTCTGGGAAAGAATAAAG AGATGTTGGAAAAAATACTAGCCCTGAAGATCGTCCACCAAAGAGATGAACATGGAAGGACTCCACTTCATTATGCGGCATCGATTGGATATCTTGAAGGAGTTCAAACGCTGTTAGCTAGAGACCAATCTAACTTTGATCGATATCATAGGGACGACGAAGGCTTCTTACCCATCCAtgttgcatcaatgagaggcTATGTAGACATCGTCAAAGAGTTGCTCCAGGTCTCCTCCGACTCAATAGAATTGCTTAGCAAACACGGTGAGAACATTCTTCATGTGGCAGCCAAGTATGGTAAAGATAATGTAGTAGATTTTGTgctgaaaaaaaaaggggttgaGAACCTTATAAATGAGAAGGACAAAGGTGGAAACACGCCACTGCATTTGGCTACCAGGCATGCACATCCTAAGGTCGTAAACTATTTAACATGGGATAAAAGAGTTGATGTGAATCTTGCGAATAATGAAGGCCAGACTGCTTTCGACATTGCTGTATCAGTGGAGCATCCAACTTCATTTCAccag AGACTAGTTTGGACAGCACTCAGGTCTGCTGGTGCACGACCAGCCGGAAATTCAAATGTCCCACCAAAACCGTCTAAATCGCCTAATACGGACGAGTACAAGGACAGGGTAAACACTCTTTTGTTGGTTTCGATCCTTGTTGCCACCGTGACATTTGCTGCTGGTTTTACCATTCCGGGAGGCTACAACAGCTCTGATCCAGGTGCCGGCTTGGCTATCTTTCTGATGAGAAATATGTTCCATATGTTCGTCATCTGCAATACCATTGCTATGTATACCTCCATCCTTGCGGCAATCATCTTCATCTGGGCACAGTTAGGTGATCTCAATTTGATGGATCCTGCCTTCAGATTTGCATTGCCATTATTGGGGTTGGCCCTTTATGCAGTGTCCTTCGGCTTCATGACAGGTGTTTCCTTGGTGATCAGTAATCTTCATTGGCTTGCAACTGTTGTCTTCATTATTGGAATCATCTGCCTTGTCAGTCTCTCAGTACCCTTTCTTTTACTCTTCCTCCCAAGTAAGTCTACTAATCGTATCCTTAGGTACATCTCCTATTATCCGTTCCTTATACTGATATGGGCATCTGAAAGCCCCAAAATCAAACAGGAAGATTAG
- the LOC117926315 gene encoding uncharacterized protein LOC117926315, which translates to MGVKPLPSLREAFSEVRREESRKNLMMGSHQQLNMAESSALKTQFAPFDNRQKIKGGRPWCDHCRKPGHSRETCWKIHGKPVDWKPRQPLEKEGRGNHVATDEQSPQPEASPFNKEQMEMLQKLLSPLLSVQSQTGSSSNQLIGSGTLAHKGFGFGEDDWQC; encoded by the exons ATGGGAGTAAAACCTCTACCTAGCCTCAGAGAGGCATTCTCTGAAGTGCGTCGCGAAGAAAGTCggaaaaatctcatgatggGATCCCATCAACAACTGAATATGGCAGAAAGCTCGGCTCTTAAGACTCAATTCGCTCCTTTTGACAACcgtcaaaaaattaaaggaggtaGACCTTGGTGTGATCATTGCAGAAAGCCGGGACACTCAAGAGAAACTTGCTGGAAGATTCATGGAAAGCCAGTAGATTGGAAGCCACGTCAACCACTTGAGAAAGAAGGACGAGGCAATCATGTGGCTACCGATGAACAATCGCCACAACCTGAAGCTAGCCCTTTTAATAAGGAGCAAATGGAGATGCTTCAGAAACTACTGTCTCCTCTTTTGTCAGTACAGTCACAAACTGGCTCATCTTCCAACCAGCTCATTGGTTCCGGAACCTTGGCtcacaaag GATTTGGattcggggaagacgattggcaatgctga